The DNA window CATCGGCCGACGCGTGGTGGATCATCTGATCAAGTTGGGCGCCAAGGATATCCGCGCTCTGACCAAGAACCCGGCGAGAGCCGCCCTGCCCGACGGCGTCGAGGCGGTCACGGGATTCCTTGGCAATCCGGAGACGCTGCCCGCTGCGCTCGAGGGCGTTGAGCGAATGTATCTGGCGCCGCTGCCACAGACGTTGGAGGCCACGCTCCAGCTGGCGAAGAAGGCCGGGGTGGGTTACGTCGTCGCGTTATCGGGTGCCGGTGATTGGCAGGAACACGCCGACAAGGTCTCAGCGTCGGGACTCGTCAACACCCAGCTCGGGCCCGGCGAATTCACCGACAATTTCACGATCTGGTCCGAGCAGGTCAAAACGTCACGAACAGTCCGGGACCCGTATCCGTCGGTGGTCGAGGCGCCGATATCCATGGACGATATCGCCCGAGTGGCCGCGGGGCTCCTGGTCCAACACGATGAGTCCCATGACGGAAAGATGTACCCGATAACCGGCCCCGAAGCGCTGACGCGCGCCGAGATCGCCGAGCAAATCGGCGCGGGGATCGGCGTCGACGTCACGTTCGAGCAGTGCAGCAGGGCGGACGCCGAGACGGCGCTGCGGCCGGCCATGGGCGAATACGCGGTCTGGTATCTCGATCAGATCGAAACTGGCGTCGACGAGCCGCAGTACGCCAACGGCCTGGTCGCCGAACTCACGGGAACGCCTGCCGAATCAGTCGCGCAGTGGGCGGCGCGGAACGCCGCCGTGTTCCGCTGATCCGACGGATGGCTCAGTCCTCCGGGTTGTAGCCGAGATTGGGGGCCAGCCAGCGCTCGGCTTCGGCCAGGGTCCAGCCCTTGCGCTTCGCGTAGTCGGCGACCTGGTCCTGGGCGATCCGGCCGACCACGAAATACTGCGACTGCGGGTGCGAGAAGTACCAGCCGCTGACGGCGGCACCCGGCCACATCGCCATCGACTCGGTCAACTCGATGCCGGTCCGCTCGTGAACGTCCATCAGCTCCCAGAGCGTCGCCTTCTCGGTGTGTTCGGGGCAGGCGGGGTAGCCGGGCGCAGGGCGGATCCCGGAGTACTTCTCACCGATGAGCGCCTCGTTGTCCAGCTGCTCGTCGGGCTGGTATCCCCAGAACTCCTTGCGGACCCGTTGGTGCATCCGTTCGGCGAACGCCTCGGCCAGCCGGTCGGCAAGGGACTCCAGCAGGATCGCGCTGTAGTCGTCGTTGGCGGCCTTGAACTCCATGATCCTGTCTCCGCTGCCAAGTCCCGCGGTGACCGCGAAGGCGCCGATGAAGTCGGCGATCCCCGTTTCCTTGGGCGCGACGAAGTCACCGAGGCTGCGGTTCGGGATGCCCTCGCGGTGCTCGCCCTGCTGACGCAGGTTGTGCAGCGTGGTCAACACCGTGGTCCGGGAGTCATCGGTGTACACCTCGAAGTCGTCGCCGACCGCGTTCGCCGGGAAGAAGCCGATGACGCCGTTGGCCGTCAGCCACTTCTCCTTGATCAGGGTGTCGAGCATCTCCTGGGCGTCGTCGTACAGCTTGCGGGCCGTCTCCCCCGAGACCGGATTGTTGAGGATGTCGGGGAACCTGCCCTTCATCTCCCAGGCGTTGAAGAACGGCTGCCAGTCGATGTACTCGCGCAACTCGGCGATGTCGTAGTCCAAGAACTCCCGCACGCCGAGACCCTGGGCCGGGACGGGAGGGGTGTAGCCCTCCCACTCGATCGGAGTCCGGTTCGCGCGCGCCTTCTCCAACGTCAGCATCGGCCGCTCGTTCTTCTGGGCGTGCCGTTCGCGAAGCGACGCGTAGTCCTTCTCGGTGGCCTCCAGCAGGGCGGGCCGCTGCTTGTCGTCGAGCAGCGCCGCCGCGACCGGCACCGAGCGGGACGCGTCCTTGACCCAGACCACCGGAGCGCTGCGACGCGGTGCCACCTTCACGGCCGTGTGGGCGCGCGAGGTGGTGGCGCCACCGATCAGCAGCGGGATCTCCAGCCCCTGGCGTTCCATCTCGACAGCGAAGTTGACCATCTCGTCCAGCGACGGGGTGATCAGGCCGGACAGGCCGATGATGTCGGCGTCGTGCTCCTTCGCCGCGTCCAGGATCTTCTGGGCGGGCACCATGACACCGAGGTCGATCACCTCGAAGTTGTTGCACTGCAGGACGACCCCGACGATGTTCTTGCCGATGTCGTGGACGTCGCCCTTCACCGTCGCCATGATGATGGTGCCGTTGGTGTCTTTGGTCCCGGTGGTACCCGCCTCCACCTTCTCGGCCTCGATGAACGGCAGCAGGTACGCCACGGCCTTCTTCATCACCCGTGCCGACTTAACCACCTGGGGCAGGAACATCTTGCCCGCGCCGAAGAGGTCACCGACGACGTTCATGCCGTCCATCAGCGGGCCCTCGATCACCTCGATCGGGCGACCGCCTGCGGCGGAGATCTCGGCCCGCAATTCCTCGGTGTCGGTTTCGACGTCGGCGTCGATGCCCTTGACCAGGGCGTGCGTGATCCGCTCCCGGACCGGGAGGCTGCGCCACTCGGCTGCGGTCGGGTCCATATCTCCCCGGGCCTTGCCCTCCTGGTTGAACCGTTCGGCGATCTCGAGAAGCCGCTCAGCCGCGTCCTCGCGACGGTTCAGCACGACGTCCTCGATCCGGTCCCGCAGCTCGGGGTCGATCGAGTCGTAGGGCAGCAGCGCGCCGGCATTGACGATGCCCATATCCAGGCCGGCCTTGATGGCGTGGAACAGGAATACGGCGTGGATCGCCTCGCGGACGGGGTTGTTGCCCCGGAACGAGAACGACACGTTCGAGATACCGCCCGAGATGTGTACCCCTGGCAGGTTCTCCTTGATCCAGGCGCAGGCCTCGATGAAGTCGATCCCGTACGTCGCGTGCTCCTCGATGCCGGTCGCCAGCGCGAAGCAGTTCGGGTCGAAGATGATGTCCTCGGCCGGGAACCCGACCTCCTCGGTCAGGATCCGGTAGGCCCGCCCGCAGATTTCCTTGCGGCGCTCCAGGTTGTCGGCCTGACCCTGCTCGTCGAAGGCCATCACTACGACGGCGGCGCCGTACTTGCGGCACAGCCGTGCCTCGCGGATGAACTTCTCCTCGCCCTCCTTCATCGAGATCGAGTTGACGATCGGCTTGCCCTGCACGTTCTTCAGGCCCGCCTCGATGACCTCCCACTTGGAGGAGTCGATCATCACCGGGACGCGGCTGATGTCCGGCTCGGCCGCGATCAGCTTGGTGAACCGGTCCATCGCGGCGACGCCGTCGATCATGCCCTCGTCCATGTTGATGTCGATGACCTGCGCACCGACCTCGACCTGCTGCAGGGCGACCGACAGCGCCGTGTCGTAGTCCTCGGCCTTGATCAGGTTGCGGAACCGGGCGGAGCCGGTGATGTTGGTGCGCTCACCGATGTTCACGAACAGGGAGTCGTCGTCGATGTTGAGCGGTTCGAGGCCCGCGAGACGGGTGGCCACCGGAATCTTCGGCAGCTCGCGCGGCGGTTTGCCCTCGACGACCGTGGCGATCTCGGCGATGTGCGGAGGCGCCGTTCCGCAGCAACCACCGACCAGGTTGACCAGGCCCGCCTCGGCGAATTCGGCGAGGTAGCCGGCCTGAGCCTCCGGGGACTCGTCGTACTCACCGAACGCGTTGGGCAGGCCGGCGTTCGGGTAGCAGGAGACGAAAGTGTCCGCGATCCGCGCCACCTCGGCGATGTAGGGCCTCATCTCCGGCGCGCCCAGCGCGCAGTTGAGGCCCACCGCGAGTGGCTTCGCGTGCCGGATCGCATTCCAGAACGCCTCGGTGACCTGACCGGACAACGTCCGCCCGGAGGCATCGGTGATGGTGCCCGAGATGATCAACGGCCAGCGGCGTCCGCGGTCCTCGAACAGCGTCTCGACGGCGAACACCGCCGCCTTGGCGTTCAGCG is part of the Mycolicibacterium tusciae JS617 genome and encodes:
- a CDS encoding NAD(P)H-binding protein — its product is MTILVTGATGNIGRRVVDHLIKLGAKDIRALTKNPARAALPDGVEAVTGFLGNPETLPAALEGVERMYLAPLPQTLEATLQLAKKAGVGYVVALSGAGDWQEHADKVSASGLVNTQLGPGEFTDNFTIWSEQVKTSRTVRDPYPSVVEAPISMDDIARVAAGLLVQHDESHDGKMYPITGPEALTRAEIAEQIGAGIGVDVTFEQCSRADAETALRPAMGEYAVWYLDQIETGVDEPQYANGLVAELTGTPAESVAQWAARNAAVFR
- the metH gene encoding methionine synthase; translated protein: MVIDGAMGTAIQRDRPDEDGYRGDRFREWPTALQGNNDLLTLTQPQIIEAIHREYLEAGADILETNTFNANAVSLSDYDMHELAYELNYAGAALARKAADEYSTPEKPRYVAGALGPTTRTASISPDVNDPGARNVSYDQLVAAYLEAANGLVDGGADLLIIETIFDSLNAKAAVFAVETLFEDRGRRWPLIISGTITDASGRTLSGQVTEAFWNAIRHAKPLAVGLNCALGAPEMRPYIAEVARIADTFVSCYPNAGLPNAFGEYDESPEAQAGYLAEFAEAGLVNLVGGCCGTAPPHIAEIATVVEGKPPRELPKIPVATRLAGLEPLNIDDDSLFVNIGERTNITGSARFRNLIKAEDYDTALSVALQQVEVGAQVIDINMDEGMIDGVAAMDRFTKLIAAEPDISRVPVMIDSSKWEVIEAGLKNVQGKPIVNSISMKEGEEKFIREARLCRKYGAAVVVMAFDEQGQADNLERRKEICGRAYRILTEEVGFPAEDIIFDPNCFALATGIEEHATYGIDFIEACAWIKENLPGVHISGGISNVSFSFRGNNPVREAIHAVFLFHAIKAGLDMGIVNAGALLPYDSIDPELRDRIEDVVLNRREDAAERLLEIAERFNQEGKARGDMDPTAAEWRSLPVRERITHALVKGIDADVETDTEELRAEISAAGGRPIEVIEGPLMDGMNVVGDLFGAGKMFLPQVVKSARVMKKAVAYLLPFIEAEKVEAGTTGTKDTNGTIIMATVKGDVHDIGKNIVGVVLQCNNFEVIDLGVMVPAQKILDAAKEHDADIIGLSGLITPSLDEMVNFAVEMERQGLEIPLLIGGATTSRAHTAVKVAPRRSAPVVWVKDASRSVPVAAALLDDKQRPALLEATEKDYASLRERHAQKNERPMLTLEKARANRTPIEWEGYTPPVPAQGLGVREFLDYDIAELREYIDWQPFFNAWEMKGRFPDILNNPVSGETARKLYDDAQEMLDTLIKEKWLTANGVIGFFPANAVGDDFEVYTDDSRTTVLTTLHNLRQQGEHREGIPNRSLGDFVAPKETGIADFIGAFAVTAGLGSGDRIMEFKAANDDYSAILLESLADRLAEAFAERMHQRVRKEFWGYQPDEQLDNEALIGEKYSGIRPAPGYPACPEHTEKATLWELMDVHERTGIELTESMAMWPGAAVSGWYFSHPQSQYFVVGRIAQDQVADYAKRKGWTLAEAERWLAPNLGYNPED